Within Thermococcus celer Vu 13 = JCM 8558, the genomic segment ACGATGTTCCTGTTGCCGACTATCTGGAGGGCCATTAGGTGCTCCCTCGTCTGGGGCATTACACCCTCGTTAGCCGCTATTACGAGAACCGCACCGTCCATCAGTGATGCCCCTGCGAGCATCGTCGTCATCAGCGCCTCGTGACCTGGAGCGTCTATGAAGGAAACGCGCCTCTCAAACTCCGTCTTCGCACCGCAGTACGGACAGACGGGAGAGGTGGAGTACCTGCCGCACTTCGGGCACTTCCTTATCTCCGCGTCCGCGAAGCCTATCTTTATCGTGATTCCCCTTCTCAGCTCCTCGCTGTGGGTATCCGTCCATATCCCGGTTAAAGCCTTCGTGAGCGTCGTTTTACCGTGATCAACGTGACCGACCATTCCGATGTTAACCTCAGCCTGCCTGAACTCCTTCTTCTTCGCCATTTCTCTCACCCCTAAACTTAAAGAGACGGGCGGTTTATTAAGGTTACCTCAAGGGGAATTCGCAAGAAGAGAGATGGGGAAAGGGGAAGCTCAGAAGACGAGCTTCATGTTGACCTGAACGATCTCGGGGCTGATGGTGTTGCCCCTGACCGTCTTCTTCCTCCTCTCGCCCCTCTCCTTTGGCCTGAAGCCCGGGCCGCGGGAGACGAGTATCTTGACCCTCCTCGGGCCGTGGACGTCGGGGCGCATTGCGAAGCCGTCCCTGTCGGTTCCACCGGTTATCCTGAGCTTAA encodes:
- a CDS encoding 30S ribosomal protein S6e — encoded protein: MATFKLVISNPRNGIARQVEISGESAEKLVGKRIGDEIPASELGLNLTEIFGEEIPGDVKLRITGGTDRDGFAMRPDVHGPRRVKILVSRGPGFRPKERGERRKKTVRGNTISPEIVQVNMKLVF